From the Eschrichtius robustus isolate mEscRob2 chromosome 3, mEscRob2.pri, whole genome shotgun sequence genome, the window CTGGCTAGCATCCTCTATCCTGAGAGGCAGGGAGCAGGTCACAGGCAGCTCCAGCAGGAGCAAGGGAAGATGGTACGTCCCTCATCTCTCTGTGTTCTGCCCTGCACCTCTTAGCAAAACTGAAGAGGATTGACCTCTCTAGCAATTTCATCTCCTCCATCGATGACGATGCCCTCCTCCTGCTGCCTGCTCTGCAGGATCTGATCCTCCCTGAGAACAAGCTGGCAGCGCTACCTGTGCTGCCCACTGGCATTGAGGTCCTGGACATCCGCCTGAACCAGCTCCGGAGCTCAGGGATACAGCCTGAAGCCTTCAGGGTGAGCCAGGGCCTTAAGTCCCCCATCTACCACCTGCCACCCATGCCTacgaccacacacacacacacacacacaaacacacacacacacccctgacccTCACGGGGTATCTCTGTTCCAACCCTGTTCTGGGGCGTGAAAATCAAACCCCATTTCCCTCATCTAAACCATCAGcagctccccctctccctctgtgGGGCACCTGGTCTCTTGGCTTCTTTCTGTGCAACTGCCCAATCACCTCCCTCTGCACCAACATCCTCACACACTCAGTTTCTGCTCCCCTAAAACTTTGACTTACATGTGACTGGACTTGCAGTGGTACTGGCTCCAGTTCTCACTCtacatattcttttatttccaaAACCCATCACTGACTGACTAATCACTGTCTTTCTAGGAGCAAATTCTCAAGAGAGAAAATCTGGTCACTGGCTGGCCAGTTTTGATGGGAAGGGCTAAACACATGGCACAAATATGGCCCCCTGGGCTGCCCACTCAGCAGGGCCAGGAAGAGTCCTGGGGACAGTTCCAGTGAGGAAATGAAGAGGGGTGTGGATGAGATTGACACCCCAGCTCTGTCACACTCACATATGCAATTTGCTTCCATTGTGCCTGTGGCTCTGATTACGCTAGTCCGAGTATTTCCCGACCATGCTCTCCATAGCTGCTCCAGATTTAGCATCTGGAGACTTTTCATTTGGGAAAGTCCCCTCTGATAGCAGAGACGCTGAGGCTGGGCCGAAATGTCCTGCGTCCTGCCTCCCACCCACCTCTGCCCCTTGCCTGCTCTTCCCAGAGTCCCCACTGACACTGCCGAGTGCCTTCACACTCCCCCAGCTGCTGGTGCCTCAGTGGCAGCAACTTTTCCTTCTGCATCCAGTGGGAAGAAATGGGCCTCCCCCACAGCACCCAGCACGGAACCTGGCACCTGGCTGAGGCCCAGGAGATCCTGAGTGAGCGAATGGGGTCACATCAGGCACCcatcactgccagggccccacaGCACCCACCAGCCTCCCGCACCATTTGCCTCCTCCCCAGGCGCTGGAGAAGCTGCAGTTCCTCTACCTGGCCGATAACCTGCTGGACTCCATCCCCAGGTCCCTGCCCCTGAGCCTGCGCTCACTACACCTGCAGGTGAGCGGCCTCCCCAAGAACAAGAGCATTGAACAGCACAGAAAGTGGAGGTCAGATTGCAGGGAGCCCGCCCCCTTAGGCAGCGGTGGGTCTACATCACTGAGAGCTCACTGGAGACAAGGATTGGTAGGTCTTGTTCAGACCACTGTGCACAGACTCAGTTTGATTTCTTCCCCTTGCTGCTCTTTGAAACACTTCCCCTCCATGTCCTTTTCCCATCTCACCCAATTGCTtgttcctctcccccttcccttacCCTCTGTCTCCCGTCTTCCCTTCATCCCTCTCaatctcccctctctctccatccgtcCTCAATGGgtctcctctcctctttccttgTATGGGGCGTtggctctctgtgcctcggtttctccAGTTGTAAAGGGGAGGCGAGCTGGTAGGGAGAGCGGACTGAGCCTGCCTTCAGTGCTGCCTGAGGGCAGAATCTCCAGGCGGAGAAGGCTTGTCAGTGTGTTCTTTCCAGAATAACATGATAGAGACCATGCAGAGGGACACCTTCTGTGACGCTGAGGAGCACAAACACACCCGGAGGCAGCTGGAAGACATCCGCCTGGACGGCAATCCCATCAACCTGAGCCTCTTCCCCAGTGCCTACTTCTGCCTGCCTCGGCTCCCCACGGGCCGCTTCACCTAGCTCACCTTCCACTGCTCCCTAGTAAGAGCCCTTGGAGGACCACCGAGGGCACGGGCCTCCTGGGCCATAGGGCCCGATCCCTGTCAGTGGTCTTTCATCCAGGCATTAATCACCCTCAAGATCCGATTGCAAAAatccacacacacccctcccccaacacacacacggaAATGTCTTCCAGGAGCCAGATTTGTATTTCTCCATCCTCTTTCCTTAACACCTTATGGCTCCTGGCTCAGAGAATAGCGACGTCTGCAGCAAAACTCTTTCCCATATCCCCCATCCCTCCTACCCATACAGAATGCCAAGAAAATCAtgtaagaggaagaggaggaacagaaagagaaggaaggaggaagtgggGAGAAGCAGTGGCGGGCTGGAGCCAGCTCTTACTACTAGGCTTGCAAGAACTGATTATTAAAATCTTCCAGAATTTTGCAAGCCCGttgttaaacacagccattatcaaaaactaaattatataaactcacaattaaatatattatgttgaaaacaaatgtaataaatattcaaACTCATCACTTCCCAATTATTTTACTATGTTTTATTGTTAACCATGTTCTTGAACTTATTTACGTCCACGGTACTTGTGTGGTGGAAATACTATATAATGACATGCTACTACTgcccatctcttcccaactctgctttcagtgacatcacattggtagtttgaaattggccatgttgggagtatttataccatgCACATCGGTAAACACTACACATTAGGATTtttttgagaaagagagaaagcctgTTGTTAAGCATTTGCCAGCACAccactgaggaaaaagaacagctGTTTAAAGTACCCTTCCCCCTACTTCCAGGGGGGTAGGGTGGGGTTTCTGTggggcttttaaaattttcttacttTTCCTATGCCAGAGCTTCCTGTTATATTTGGAGGGAGCCATTCATAAGGATGGAGAACTGACATGAATCTTCATCTGGATGCCTCCTTGTAGCGCTTACCTATTCCTGGCTCAGTGACCAGCTTCTGAGCACGGATGGCTCAGCCAGCTGGTTCCTAGCCATGCTCTCTTGATGCttaaccacca encodes:
- the OPTC gene encoding opticin isoform X2; the protein is MKLLALLSLLALMLQEAGTASLPKTEREREGDQPRGEGDSYAVLHLGDYVLSLDNYDQVIDLSNYDELTDYRDQLPKVKGTSLASPTRTSFTQSTKAPRTPPSNPTMARPRTLGLLVSPTSHGLPTCLICVCLGSSVYCDNADLEDIPPLPQTTAYLYARFNRISHIRAGDFKGLTKLKRIDLSSNFISSIDDDALLLLPALQDLILPENKLAALPVLPTGIEVLDIRLNQLRSSGIQPEAFRALEKLQFLYLADNLLDSIPRSLPLSLRSLHLQVSGLPKNKSIEQHRKWRSDCREPAPLGSGGSTSLRAHWRQGLVGLVQTTVHRLSLISSPCCSLKHFPSMSFSHLTQLLVPLPLPLPSVSRLPFIPLNLPSLSIRPQWVSSPLSLYGALALCASVSPVVKGRRAGRESGLSLPSVLPEGRISRRRRLVSVFFPE
- the OPTC gene encoding opticin isoform X1, encoding MNEGTKCVTNGLRICKCGGGKWGEFVSCSPRTGYLSDSAPFSSHPPPARTSMKLLALLSLLALMLQEAGTASLPKTEREREGDQPRGEGDSYAVLHLGDYVLSLDNYDQVIDLSNYDELTDYRDQLPKVKGTSLASPTRTSFTQSTKAPRTPPSNPTMARPRTLGLLVSPTSHGLPTCLICVCLGSSVYCDNADLEDIPPLPQTTAYLYARFNRISHIRAGDFKGLTKLKRIDLSSNFISSIDDDALLLLPALQDLILPENKLAALPVLPTGIEVLDIRLNQLRSSGIQPEAFRALEKLQFLYLADNLLDSIPRSLPLSLRSLHLQVSGLPKNKSIEQHRKWRSDCREPAPLGSGGSTSLRAHWRQGLVGLVQTTVHRLSLISSPCCSLKHFPSMSFSHLTQLLVPLPLPLPSVSRLPFIPLNLPSLSIRPQWVSSPLSLYGALALCASVSPVVKGRRAGRESGLSLPSVLPEGRISRRRRLVSVFFPE